In Anopheles gambiae chromosome 2, idAnoGambNW_F1_1, whole genome shotgun sequence, a single window of DNA contains:
- the LOC5668354 gene encoding protein chibby homolog 1, whose protein sequence is MPIFQKKFAPKVAPPRTQRLNIGCPPPAEDLDDFRTITLNLVDKQLCFIDGVWLNGLKPGPGGSVASGSGVNVTDDLLRMKRRMKALEQENNMLQVKLDVLVDLLTENVIELNEIKNQ, encoded by the coding sequence ATGCCCatttttcaaaagaaattCGCACCCAAAGTGGCGCCACCGCGTACCCAGCGTCTCAACATTGGCTGCCCACCGCCGGCCGAAGATTTGGACGACTTTCGCACCATCACACTCAATCTGGTCGATAAGCAGCTCTGCTTCATTGATGGTGTCTGGCTGAACGGGCTGAAGCCGGGCCCGGGTGGCTCTGTAGCATCCGGTTCCGGCGTCAACGTGACGGACGATTTGCTGCGCATGAAGCGGCGAATGAAAGCGCTTGAGCAGGAAAACAACATGCTGCAGGTTAAGCTGGACGTGCTAGTTGATCTACTGACAGAAAATGTGATTGAgctaaatgaaattaaaaatcaatag
- the LOC11176048 gene encoding sodium channel and clathrin linker 1 isoform X2 yields MSVAAAAREQSDVLTQLNELWRSIEQEIRTHRHEQERTRTVLQEQLECVQSQAPDKLAAETVAEPDYKRVSDEVIRNQQNQIQLIKEEKDTFEKLWQSSQRTIRILELEIHEYRRQLKQPKGILEVRQQYVAAVQLLEQNLTGVRASLDEKIAENRHLQNEQRTAKERMQELEEELKEQRRETEALTKAIDELRTGECQLRTELERTMRDKSELETLLDTAAALARQHMSRENLALAKVQEALQIADSAIEEKNCVVRREQDAREECDFLASTIGQVMEEAARKVEHELGGLRSGYERRIGELERALDQTRSTLETQVQRTSQAETRARTVEEKFRALLKTNQNLDTDLRAASKMIIEMELKMEALQKTMAKEKETNRVNGVFSKWNVDFCAIRNDCRSNRSRNTRGGNG; encoded by the exons ATGTCGGTTGCCGCAGCAGCGCGTGAACAAAGTGATGTACTGACGCAATTGAACGAACTTTGGCGCAGCATAGAGCAGGAGATACGGACCCACCGTCACGAACAGGAACGCACCCGGACGGTACTGCAGGAGCAGCTTGAATGTGTGCAAAGCCAGGCACCCGACAAGCTCGCCGCGGAAACGGTTGCTGAGCCGGATTACAAACGTGTCAGCGATGAAGTGATCCGGAACCAGCAGAATCAAATTCAGCTGATCAAAGAG GAAAAAGATACGTTTGAGAAGCTGTGGCAAAGCTCTCAGCGAACCATTCGCATTTTGGAGCTCGAAATTCATGAGTACCGGCGGCAATTGAAGCAGCCTAAAGGTATACTCGAGGTACGGCAACAGTACGTGGCAGCCGTGCAGCTGCTCGAACAAAATCTGACGGGCGTGCGGGCATCGCTGGATGAAAAAATAGCCGAAAACCGACACCTGCAGAACGAGCAGCGGACGGCAAAGGAGCGTATGCAGGAGCTGGAGGAAGAACTGAAAG AGCAAAGGCGCGAGACGGAAGCACTAACGAAGGCAATCGACGAGCTGCGGACAGGCGAGTGTCAGCTGCGCACCGAGCTCGAACGTACGATGCGGGACAAGTCGGAGCTGGAGACGCTGCTCGATACGGCTGCCGCACTGGCCCGGCAGCACATGAGCCGGGAAAATCTCGCCCTTGCCAAGGTGCAGGAAGCGCTCCAGATAGCGGACAGTGCGATCGAGGAGAAGAACTGTGTGGTGCGCCGCGAACAGGATGCCCGGGAGGAGTGTGACTTTCTAGCGTCCACCATCGGGCAGGTGATGGAGGAGGCCGCCCGCAAGGTGGAGCACGAGCTCGGCGGACTGCGCAGTGGGTACGAGCGGCGGATTGGGGAGTTGGAGCGCGCTCTTGACCAGACGCGGTCCACACTGGAGACGCAGGTCCAGCGCACGAGCCAGGCCGAGACGCGGGCCCGCACGGTGGAGGAGAAGTTTCGCGCGCTGctcaaaaccaaccaaaacctCGACACCGATCTGCGGGCAGCGTCAAAGATGATT ATTGAAATGGAACTCAAGATGGAAGCACTTCAGAAAACGATGgcgaaggaaaaagaaaccaaccg AGTGAACGGAGTGTTCTCGAAATGGAATGTGGATTTTTGCGCTATTCGAAACGATTGCAGATCGAATCGGTCTAGGAATACTCGTGGTGGAAACGGATGA
- the LOC11176048 gene encoding sodium channel and clathrin linker 1 isoform X1, protein MSVAAAAREQSDVLTQLNELWRSIEQEIRTHRHEQERTRTVLQEQLECVQSQAPDKLAAETVAEPDYKRVSDEVIRNQQNQIQLIKEEKDTFEKLWQSSQRTIRILELEIHEYRRQLKQPKGILEVRQQYVAAVQLLEQNLTGVRASLDEKIAENRHLQNEQRTAKERMQELEEELKEQRRETEALTKAIDELRTGECQLRTELERTMRDKSELETLLDTAAALARQHMSRENLALAKVQEALQIADSAIEEKNCVVRREQDAREECDFLASTIGQVMEEAARKVEHELGGLRSGYERRIGELERALDQTRSTLETQVQRTSQAETRARTVEEKFRALLKTNQNLDTDLRAASKMIIEMELKMEALQKTMAKEKETNRACSAREEDLQRLLANSEQLKERWKREMLSVTDELRRKMETMQRENCKLTAENNQLKDQLLMASSPSVAMVSAVGSDGCAHLSLVTVGAVEGESSNVQP, encoded by the exons ATGTCGGTTGCCGCAGCAGCGCGTGAACAAAGTGATGTACTGACGCAATTGAACGAACTTTGGCGCAGCATAGAGCAGGAGATACGGACCCACCGTCACGAACAGGAACGCACCCGGACGGTACTGCAGGAGCAGCTTGAATGTGTGCAAAGCCAGGCACCCGACAAGCTCGCCGCGGAAACGGTTGCTGAGCCGGATTACAAACGTGTCAGCGATGAAGTGATCCGGAACCAGCAGAATCAAATTCAGCTGATCAAAGAG GAAAAAGATACGTTTGAGAAGCTGTGGCAAAGCTCTCAGCGAACCATTCGCATTTTGGAGCTCGAAATTCATGAGTACCGGCGGCAATTGAAGCAGCCTAAAGGTATACTCGAGGTACGGCAACAGTACGTGGCAGCCGTGCAGCTGCTCGAACAAAATCTGACGGGCGTGCGGGCATCGCTGGATGAAAAAATAGCCGAAAACCGACACCTGCAGAACGAGCAGCGGACGGCAAAGGAGCGTATGCAGGAGCTGGAGGAAGAACTGAAAG AGCAAAGGCGCGAGACGGAAGCACTAACGAAGGCAATCGACGAGCTGCGGACAGGCGAGTGTCAGCTGCGCACCGAGCTCGAACGTACGATGCGGGACAAGTCGGAGCTGGAGACGCTGCTCGATACGGCTGCCGCACTGGCCCGGCAGCACATGAGCCGGGAAAATCTCGCCCTTGCCAAGGTGCAGGAAGCGCTCCAGATAGCGGACAGTGCGATCGAGGAGAAGAACTGTGTGGTGCGCCGCGAACAGGATGCCCGGGAGGAGTGTGACTTTCTAGCGTCCACCATCGGGCAGGTGATGGAGGAGGCCGCCCGCAAGGTGGAGCACGAGCTCGGCGGACTGCGCAGTGGGTACGAGCGGCGGATTGGGGAGTTGGAGCGCGCTCTTGACCAGACGCGGTCCACACTGGAGACGCAGGTCCAGCGCACGAGCCAGGCCGAGACGCGGGCCCGCACGGTGGAGGAGAAGTTTCGCGCGCTGctcaaaaccaaccaaaacctCGACACCGATCTGCGGGCAGCGTCAAAGATGATT ATTGAAATGGAACTCAAGATGGAAGCACTTCAGAAAACGATGgcgaaggaaaaagaaaccaaccg AGCGTGCAGTGCACGCGAGGAAGACCTGCAGCGCCTGTTGGCCAACAGCGAACAGCTGAAGGAGCGCTGGAAGCGCGAGATGCTTTCGGTAACCGACGAGCTGCGGCGAAAGATGGAAACGATGCAGCGAGAGAATTGCAAGCTGACAGCGGAAAACAATCAATTAAAGGATCAGCTATTAATGGCATCGTCACCGTCGGTGGCGATGGTGTCGGCGGTTGGCAGCGATGGATGCGCCCACTTGTCGTTGGTCACGGTCGGTGCCGTTGAGGGCGAGTCGTCAAACGTTCAACCCTGA